The following are from one region of the Juglans regia cultivar Chandler chromosome 10, Walnut 2.0, whole genome shotgun sequence genome:
- the LOC108997163 gene encoding CASP-like protein 4A3 isoform X2 translates to MDKDKRADKEAAAAEEEEKHAQYVKKAEQKSEEEQEAQEKHAISDPSPPTTRSPPPQSHRYHKPSSAPLDSSSPSSLSSDHSSHSHELKRSTAPAPDTPPAVVANRSFWTNTVVLDKVDPGAQDGFSRAREVEAGSNSRGVSTDGGGGSRRLRPNLSILRRARRDNMVKKTLLWLRIFAFVFCLISFSVMVADKNQGWALDSFQRYKEFRYCMAVNVVGFAYSGLQAYDLVNYFINGKHIVWHHLRC, encoded by the exons ATGGACAAAGATAAACGCGCAGAcaaagaagcagcagcagcagaagaagaagaaaagcatgCCCAGTATGTGAAAAAAGCAGAACAAAAATCAGAAGAAGAACAGGAAGCACAAGAAAAGCACGCCATCTCAGACCCATCACCACCCACCACCCGCTCTCCACCTCCTCAATCCCACCGATACCACAAACCCTCATCAGCACCATTGGATTCGTCTTCACCGTCTTCGCTTTCCTCCGATCATTCCTCCCACAGTCATGAACTCAAACGCTCGACCGCACCCGCCCCGGATACCCCACCGGCAGTTGTGGCGAACCGGTCGTTCTGGACCAACACGGTGGTGCTAGACAAGGTGGACCCAGGAGCCCAAGATGGCTTCAGCAGAGCTAGAGAAGTTGAGGCTGGCAGTAATAGCCGTGGTGTTAGTACTGATGGCGGCGGTGGTAGCCGAAGATTGAGACCAAATCTGTCGATTCTGAGGAGGGCAAGAAGGGACAACATGGTGAAGAAGACGTTGTTGTGGTTAAGGATTTTTGCGTTCGTGTTTTGCTTGATCTCTTTTTCGGTTATGGTGGCTGACAAGAATCAGGGTTGGGCTCTCGATTCCTTCCAACGGTACAAAGAGTTCAG GTACTGTATGGCTGTGAATGTGGTAGGGTTTGCATATTCAGGGCTGCAAGCATATGATCTGGTCAACTATTTCATCAACGGGAAACACATAGTCTGGCACCATCTCCG